In Pan troglodytes isolate AG18354 chromosome 21, NHGRI_mPanTro3-v2.0_pri, whole genome shotgun sequence, one genomic interval encodes:
- the BPIFB1 gene encoding BPI fold-containing family B member 1 isoform X2 produces MAGPWTFTLLCGLLAAALIQATLSPTAVLILGPKVIKEKLTQELKDHNATSILQQLPLLSAMREKPAGGIPVLGSLVNTVLKHIIWLKVITANILQLQVKPSANDQELLVKIPLDMVAGFNTPLVKTIVEFHMTTEAQAIVRMDTSASGPTRLVLSDCATSHGSLRIQLLHKLSFLVNALAKQVMNLLVPSLPNLVKNQLCPVIEASFNGMYADLLQLVKVPISLSIDRLEFDLLYPAIKGDTIQLYLGAKLLDSQGKVTKWFNNSAASLTMPTLDNIPFSLIVSQDVVKAAVAAALPPEEFMVLLDSVLPEIAHRLKSSIGLINEKAADKLGSTQIVKILTQDTPEFFIDQGRAKVAQLIVLEVFPSSEALRPLFTLGIEASSEAQFYTKGDQLILNLNNISSDRIQLMNSGIGWFQPDVLKNIITEIIHSILLPNQNGKLRSGVPVSLVKALGFEAAESSLTKGLLYASHASECSRPPK; encoded by the exons ATGGCCGGCCCGTGGACCTTCACCCTTCTCTGTGGTTTGCTGGCAGCCGCCTTGATCCAAGCCACCCTCAGTCCCACTGCAGTTCTCATCCTCGGCCCAAAAGTCATCAAAGAAA AGCTGACACAGGAGCTGAAGGACCACAACGCCACCAGCATCCTGCAGCAGCTGCCGCTGCTCAGTGCCATGCGGGAAAAGCCAGCCGGAGGCATCCCTGTGCTGGGCAGCCTGGTGAACACCGTCCTGAAGCACATCATCTG GCTGAAGGTCATCACAGCTAACATCCTCCAGCTGCAGGTGAAGCCCTCGGCCAATGACCAGGAGCTGCTAGTCAAGATCCCCCTGGACATGGTGGCCGGATTCAACAC GCCCTTGGTCAAGACCATCGTGGAGTTCCACATGACGACTGAGGCCCAAGCCATCGTCCGCATGGACACCAGTGCAAGTGGCCCCACTCGCCTGGTCCTCAGTGACTGTGCCACCAGCCATGGGAGCCTGCGCATCCAACTGCTGCATAA GCTCTCCTTCCTGGTGAACGCCTTAGCTAAGCAGGTCATGAACCTGCTAGTGCCATCCCTGCCCAATCTAGTGAAAAACCAG CTGTGTCCTGTGATCGAGGCTTCCTTCAATGGCATGTATGCAGACCTCCTGCAGCTGGTGAAGG TGCCCATTTCCCTCAGCATTGACCGTCTGGAGTTTGACCTTCTGTATCCTGCCATCAAGGGTGACACCATTCAGCTCTACCTGGGG GCCAAGTTGTTGGACTCACAGGGAAAGGTGACCAAGTGGTTCAATAACTCTGCAGCTTCCCTGACAATGCCCACCCTGGACAACATCCCGTTCAGCCTCATCGTGAGTCAGGACGTGGTGAAAGCTGCAGTGGCTGCTGCGCTCCCTCCAGAAGAATTCATGGTCCTGTTGGACTCTGTG cttcctgagattGCCCATCGGCTGAAGTCAAGCATCGGGCTGATCAATGAAAAG GCTGCAGATAAGCTGGGGTCTACCCAGATCGTGAAGATCCTAACTCAGGACACTCCCGAGTTTTTTATAGACCAAGGCCGTGCCAAGGTGGCCCAACTGATCGTGCTGGAAGTGTTTCCCTCCAGTGAAGCCCTCCGCCCTTTGTTCACCCTGGGCATC GAAGCCAGCTCGGAAGCTCAGTTTTACACCAAAGGTGACCAACTTATACTCAACTTGAATAACATCAG CTCTGATCGGATCCAGCTGATGAACTCTGGGATTGGCTGGTTCCAA CCTGATGTTCTGAAAAACATCATCACTGAGATCATCCACTCCATCCTGCTGCCGAACCAGAATG GCAAATTAAGATCTGGGGTCCCAGTGTCATTGGTGAAGGCCTTGGGATTCGAGGCAGCTGAGTCCTCACTGACCAAG gGTCTTCTATACGCAAGCCATGCTTCTGAGTGCTCGAGGCCACcgaaatga
- the BPIFB1 gene encoding BPI fold-containing family B member 1 isoform X1: protein MAGPWTFTLLCGLLAAALIQATLSPTAVLILGPKVIKEKLTQELKDHNATSILQQLPLLSAMREKPAGGIPVLGSLVNTVLKHIIWLKVITANILQLQVKPSANDQELLVKIPLDMVAGFNTPLVKTIVEFHMTTEAQAIVRMDTSASGPTRLVLSDCATSHGSLRIQLLHKLSFLVNALAKQVMNLLVPSLPNLVKNQLCPVIEASFNGMYADLLQLVKVPISLSIDRLEFDLLYPAIKGDTIQLYLGAKLLDSQGKVTKWFNNSAASLTMPTLDNIPFSLIVSQDVVKAAVAAALPPEEFMVLLDSVLPEIAHRLKSSIGLINEKAADKLGSTQIVKILTQDTPEFFIDQGRAKVAQLIVLEVFPSSEALRPLFTLGIEASSEAQFYTKGDQLILNLNNISSDRIQLMNSGIGWFQPDVLKNIITEIIHSILLPNQNGKLRSGVPVSLVKALGFEAAESSLTKDALVLTPASLWKPTSPVSQ, encoded by the exons ATGGCCGGCCCGTGGACCTTCACCCTTCTCTGTGGTTTGCTGGCAGCCGCCTTGATCCAAGCCACCCTCAGTCCCACTGCAGTTCTCATCCTCGGCCCAAAAGTCATCAAAGAAA AGCTGACACAGGAGCTGAAGGACCACAACGCCACCAGCATCCTGCAGCAGCTGCCGCTGCTCAGTGCCATGCGGGAAAAGCCAGCCGGAGGCATCCCTGTGCTGGGCAGCCTGGTGAACACCGTCCTGAAGCACATCATCTG GCTGAAGGTCATCACAGCTAACATCCTCCAGCTGCAGGTGAAGCCCTCGGCCAATGACCAGGAGCTGCTAGTCAAGATCCCCCTGGACATGGTGGCCGGATTCAACAC GCCCTTGGTCAAGACCATCGTGGAGTTCCACATGACGACTGAGGCCCAAGCCATCGTCCGCATGGACACCAGTGCAAGTGGCCCCACTCGCCTGGTCCTCAGTGACTGTGCCACCAGCCATGGGAGCCTGCGCATCCAACTGCTGCATAA GCTCTCCTTCCTGGTGAACGCCTTAGCTAAGCAGGTCATGAACCTGCTAGTGCCATCCCTGCCCAATCTAGTGAAAAACCAG CTGTGTCCTGTGATCGAGGCTTCCTTCAATGGCATGTATGCAGACCTCCTGCAGCTGGTGAAGG TGCCCATTTCCCTCAGCATTGACCGTCTGGAGTTTGACCTTCTGTATCCTGCCATCAAGGGTGACACCATTCAGCTCTACCTGGGG GCCAAGTTGTTGGACTCACAGGGAAAGGTGACCAAGTGGTTCAATAACTCTGCAGCTTCCCTGACAATGCCCACCCTGGACAACATCCCGTTCAGCCTCATCGTGAGTCAGGACGTGGTGAAAGCTGCAGTGGCTGCTGCGCTCCCTCCAGAAGAATTCATGGTCCTGTTGGACTCTGTG cttcctgagattGCCCATCGGCTGAAGTCAAGCATCGGGCTGATCAATGAAAAG GCTGCAGATAAGCTGGGGTCTACCCAGATCGTGAAGATCCTAACTCAGGACACTCCCGAGTTTTTTATAGACCAAGGCCGTGCCAAGGTGGCCCAACTGATCGTGCTGGAAGTGTTTCCCTCCAGTGAAGCCCTCCGCCCTTTGTTCACCCTGGGCATC GAAGCCAGCTCGGAAGCTCAGTTTTACACCAAAGGTGACCAACTTATACTCAACTTGAATAACATCAG CTCTGATCGGATCCAGCTGATGAACTCTGGGATTGGCTGGTTCCAA CCTGATGTTCTGAAAAACATCATCACTGAGATCATCCACTCCATCCTGCTGCCGAACCAGAATG GCAAATTAAGATCTGGGGTCCCAGTGTCATTGGTGAAGGCCTTGGGATTCGAGGCAGCTGAGTCCTCACTGACCAAG